The following proteins are encoded in a genomic region of Hippoglossus hippoglossus isolate fHipHip1 chromosome 3, fHipHip1.pri, whole genome shotgun sequence:
- the onecut1 gene encoding hepatocyte nuclear factor 6 isoform X2, translating into MNAQLSMENIGDMHGVSHESVNGHGDLHSRPNPRALGHRAMGMATLLDSGDYHHGHPGHLHPAISMCEAPHGMSASSTYTTLTPLQPLPPISTVSDKFPPHHHHHHHHHPHHPHPHPHQRIPGNVSGSFTLMREDRSLAPMNSLYPAYHHKDPCMGQSLSPLSGSGLASIHTSQAGIPPYAHPGAAMPGEKMLTPSGFEAHHPAMLGRHTEQHMSSSAGMVQINGLHHHPHAHLGAQGHGQGLGNGREQASGPGQQGGGGGGVNGGQMEEVNTKEVAQRITTELKRYSIPQAIFAQRVLCRSQGTLSDLLRNPKPWSKLKSGRETFRRMWKWLQEPEFQRMSALRLAACKRKEQDHGRSERGNMSKKPRLVFTDVQRRTLHAIFKENKRPSKELQLTIAQQLGLELTTVSNFFMNARRRSLDKWVDDGSGHPGPNSCIKA; encoded by the exons ATGAACGCACAGCTGTCGATGGAGAATATTGGCGACATGCACGGAGTGAGCCATGAGTCCGTGAACGGTCACGGGGACCTGCATTCCCGTCCGAACCCCCGGGCTCTGGGCCACCGCGCAATGGGCATGGCGACCCTCCTGGACAGCGGAGACTATCACCACGGCCACCCCGGACACCTGCACCCGGCCATCAGCATGTGCGAAGCCCCCCATGGCATGAGTGCGAGCAGCACTTACACCACCCTAACCCCCCTGCAGCCCTTACCCCCCATCTCCACGGTGTCGGACAAGTTTCCAccccatcatcaccaccaccaccaccaccatccccaTCATCCGCACCCGCACCCCCACCAGAGGATCCCCGGGAACGTCAGCGGCAGCTTCACGCTGATGCGAGAGGACCGGAGTCTGGCTCCTATGAACAGTCTGTATCCCGCATATCATCACAAGGATCCCTGTATGGGCCAGAGCTTGTCCCCGCTGTCTGGTTCCGGTCTGGCCAGCATACACACGTCCCAGGCCGGCATCCCCCCCTACGCGCATCCCGGTGCCGCCATGCCCGGTGAGAAGATGCTCACCCCCAGCGGGTTTGAGGCTCACCACCCGGCCATGCTCGGCAGACACACGGAGCAGCACATGAGCTCCTCGGCGGGCATGGTGCAAATCAATGGCCTCCACCACCACCCGCACGCCCACCTTGGCGCGCAGGGGCACGGCCAGGGGCTGGGGAACGGCCGGGAGCAGGCCTCCGGGCCCGGGCAGCaagggggtggaggaggtggcgTTAATGGGGggcagatggaggaggtgaatACCAAAGAAGTGGCGCAGAGGATCACCACGGAGCTGAAGCGCTACAGCATCCCTCAGGCCATCTTCGCCCAGCGGGTCCTCTGCAGGTCCCAGGGGACCCTGTCCGACCTGCTGAGAAACCCCAAACCCTGGTCCAAGCTCAAGTCCGGCAGGGAGACCTTCCGCCGCATGTGGAAGTGGCTGCAGGAGCCTGAGTTCCAACGCATGAGTGCGCTCAGGCTCGCAG CGTGTAAGCGTAAGGAACAGGACCACGGCCGGAGCGAGCGAGGAAACATGTCCAAGAAGCCCCGGCTGGTGTTCACAGATGTGCAGCGGCGGACGCTTCACGCCATCTTCAAGGAGAACAAGCGTCCATccaaagagctgcagctcacCATCGCCCAGCAGCTGGGCCTGGAGCTGACCACGGTCAGCAACTTCTTTATGAATGCACGCCGACGGAGCCTAGATAAGTGGGTGGACGACGGCTCCGGTCACCCTGGTCCCAACTCCTGCATCAAAGCCTGA
- the onecut1 gene encoding hepatocyte nuclear factor 6 isoform X1 — MNAQLSMENIGDMHGVSHESVNGHGDLHSRPNPRALGHRAMGMATLLDSGDYHHGHPGHLHPAISMCEAPHGMSASSTYTTLTPLQPLPPISTVSDKFPPHHHHHHHHHPHHPHPHPHQRIPGNVSGSFTLMREDRSLAPMNSLYPAYHHKDPCMGQSLSPLSGSGLASIHTSQAGIPPYAHPGAAMPGEKMLTPSGFEAHHPAMLGRHTEQHMSSSAGMVQINGLHHHPHAHLGAQGHGQGLGNGREQASGPGQQGGGGGGVNGGQMEEVNTKEVAQRITTELKRYSIPQAIFAQRVLCRSQGTLSDLLRNPKPWSKLKSGRETFRRMWKWLQEPEFQRMSALRLAGERSLACKRKEQDHGRSERGNMSKKPRLVFTDVQRRTLHAIFKENKRPSKELQLTIAQQLGLELTTVSNFFMNARRRSLDKWVDDGSGHPGPNSCIKA, encoded by the exons ATGAACGCACAGCTGTCGATGGAGAATATTGGCGACATGCACGGAGTGAGCCATGAGTCCGTGAACGGTCACGGGGACCTGCATTCCCGTCCGAACCCCCGGGCTCTGGGCCACCGCGCAATGGGCATGGCGACCCTCCTGGACAGCGGAGACTATCACCACGGCCACCCCGGACACCTGCACCCGGCCATCAGCATGTGCGAAGCCCCCCATGGCATGAGTGCGAGCAGCACTTACACCACCCTAACCCCCCTGCAGCCCTTACCCCCCATCTCCACGGTGTCGGACAAGTTTCCAccccatcatcaccaccaccaccaccaccatccccaTCATCCGCACCCGCACCCCCACCAGAGGATCCCCGGGAACGTCAGCGGCAGCTTCACGCTGATGCGAGAGGACCGGAGTCTGGCTCCTATGAACAGTCTGTATCCCGCATATCATCACAAGGATCCCTGTATGGGCCAGAGCTTGTCCCCGCTGTCTGGTTCCGGTCTGGCCAGCATACACACGTCCCAGGCCGGCATCCCCCCCTACGCGCATCCCGGTGCCGCCATGCCCGGTGAGAAGATGCTCACCCCCAGCGGGTTTGAGGCTCACCACCCGGCCATGCTCGGCAGACACACGGAGCAGCACATGAGCTCCTCGGCGGGCATGGTGCAAATCAATGGCCTCCACCACCACCCGCACGCCCACCTTGGCGCGCAGGGGCACGGCCAGGGGCTGGGGAACGGCCGGGAGCAGGCCTCCGGGCCCGGGCAGCaagggggtggaggaggtggcgTTAATGGGGggcagatggaggaggtgaatACCAAAGAAGTGGCGCAGAGGATCACCACGGAGCTGAAGCGCTACAGCATCCCTCAGGCCATCTTCGCCCAGCGGGTCCTCTGCAGGTCCCAGGGGACCCTGTCCGACCTGCTGAGAAACCCCAAACCCTGGTCCAAGCTCAAGTCCGGCAGGGAGACCTTCCGCCGCATGTGGAAGTGGCTGCAGGAGCCTGAGTTCCAACGCATGAGTGCGCTCAGGCTCGCAGGTGAGCGAAGCCTCG CGTGTAAGCGTAAGGAACAGGACCACGGCCGGAGCGAGCGAGGAAACATGTCCAAGAAGCCCCGGCTGGTGTTCACAGATGTGCAGCGGCGGACGCTTCACGCCATCTTCAAGGAGAACAAGCGTCCATccaaagagctgcagctcacCATCGCCCAGCAGCTGGGCCTGGAGCTGACCACGGTCAGCAACTTCTTTATGAATGCACGCCGACGGAGCCTAGATAAGTGGGTGGACGACGGCTCCGGTCACCCTGGTCCCAACTCCTGCATCAAAGCCTGA